Proteins encoded in a region of the Thermomicrobiales bacterium genome:
- the nudC gene encoding NAD(+) diphosphatase — protein sequence MKPFRSLVRPSGSYDRSEAISFAFHKNELLVVRSGDSFAIPKLAELEQLQLDLGLETYLGELDGSDLIAWELSERSEEFPDGWELAGLRSVYGAVDDQLFALAGRAVQLLDWRRNHKYCGRCGAQTDLVDGDRATRCPDCGLFNYPRLSPAVIMTVERDGACLLAHGVNFAPGVYSCVAGFVEPGESLEEAVAREVKEEVGIDVDNVRYFGSQPWPFPNSLMIGFNARYAGGEIELEDAEIGDAKWFTPDDLPLLPGKISIARRLIDDWIERHS from the coding sequence GTGAAGCCCTTTCGATCGCTGGTACGTCCGTCCGGGAGCTACGATCGCTCCGAAGCGATCTCGTTTGCCTTTCACAAGAATGAACTGCTGGTCGTGCGTTCCGGTGATTCGTTCGCGATTCCCAAGCTCGCCGAACTCGAGCAACTCCAGCTCGATCTTGGACTGGAAACCTACCTTGGCGAGCTGGATGGTTCCGATCTGATCGCCTGGGAGTTGAGCGAGCGCAGCGAGGAGTTCCCCGACGGTTGGGAACTGGCCGGGTTGCGTTCCGTCTATGGCGCGGTCGACGACCAGTTGTTCGCATTGGCCGGACGCGCGGTGCAGTTGCTCGACTGGCGTCGCAATCACAAGTACTGCGGTCGCTGCGGGGCGCAGACCGACCTGGTCGATGGCGACCGCGCCACCAGATGTCCCGATTGTGGCCTTTTCAACTATCCGCGGCTTTCCCCTGCGGTCATCATGACCGTCGAGCGGGACGGCGCCTGCCTCCTGGCGCATGGGGTGAACTTCGCGCCGGGCGTGTACAGCTGCGTGGCCGGGTTCGTGGAACCGGGAGAGTCGCTGGAAGAGGCAGTCGCGCGTGAGGTCAAGGAAGAAGTCGGTATCGATGTCGACAACGTGCGCTACTTCGGCAGCCAGCCGTGGCCCTTCCCGAACTCGCTCATGATCGGCTTCAACGCGCGCTATGCTGGCGGCGAGATCGAACTGGAAGACGCCGAAATTGGCGACGCCAAGTGGTTTACTCCGGACGACTTGCCACTGCTCCCCGGAAAGATCAGCATCGCCCGCCGCCTGATCGACGACTGGATCGAACGGCACTCATAG
- a CDS encoding M1 family metallopeptidase, which yields MSCPQRFTRFISLIASLLIIVSVAPAATAQSPSARSSSNVLFADMIPSLSGEIEQTFEGTLPVYHVTGSLVPASDQPARIEGHLTLDYVNFTEVPQEQIHLRLYPNFEDYGGGSMELANVTVANQAVEPVTGADTTLVSLPLATPLEPGDSVTVALDFVTTIPLDPVTSYGMFGYFSDSSSYNLAQWMPLLAGWDPANGWVLDVPNTVGDPVFSNSAMFDITLTAPADITFVTSGSEVSQEPIGPLTTHRWTAGPMRDFVMSAGTTLQMMSEQVGETTINSWYFPGYEEAAALVLQYAVDSFRVFSESFGAYPYTEMDLVQTRLGDQAAGVEFPGIMYIGSYHYDPNSDYLRFTTVHEVAHQWWYGIVGNNQYLHAFIDEALANESSMIYRQAIDGPEAAEQWILDYLKRPFLSILFGNIGDQVVDQPSADFLTNGPYGRTVYGKGALGFDMIRRAIGDDAFFQGLQDYVAAHRFGIAQPEDLLTALETASGQDLDELWAHWFERTEGEQDFTPEDIMEING from the coding sequence TATGATTCCGTCGCTGTCTGGCGAGATCGAGCAAACGTTCGAGGGAACGTTGCCGGTCTATCACGTCACCGGCAGCCTGGTGCCCGCATCCGACCAACCAGCCCGCATCGAGGGTCATCTGACGTTGGACTACGTGAACTTCACCGAGGTTCCACAGGAGCAGATCCATCTGCGGCTCTACCCCAACTTCGAGGATTATGGCGGCGGTTCGATGGAGCTGGCGAACGTGACCGTCGCCAATCAGGCGGTCGAGCCAGTCACCGGTGCGGATACGACGTTGGTGTCGCTGCCGCTGGCAACGCCGTTGGAACCTGGCGACAGCGTCACCGTCGCCCTCGATTTCGTCACGACGATCCCGCTCGATCCAGTCACCAGCTATGGCATGTTCGGGTATTTCAGTGATTCGTCGTCCTACAACCTGGCTCAATGGATGCCCCTCCTGGCGGGATGGGATCCAGCCAATGGATGGGTGCTCGACGTGCCAAACACTGTTGGCGACCCGGTCTTCTCCAATTCCGCCATGTTCGACATCACCCTGACCGCGCCGGCCGATATCACATTCGTCACCAGCGGTTCCGAGGTGTCGCAGGAACCAATCGGCCCGCTCACCACACACCGCTGGACCGCCGGTCCGATGCGCGATTTCGTCATGTCCGCGGGCACGACGCTGCAGATGATGTCCGAGCAGGTGGGGGAAACCACCATCAACTCCTGGTACTTCCCGGGGTATGAGGAAGCGGCGGCGCTGGTCCTCCAGTATGCGGTCGATTCGTTCCGGGTCTTCTCGGAGTCATTCGGCGCCTATCCCTATACCGAAATGGACCTCGTGCAGACCCGATTGGGCGATCAGGCCGCCGGGGTCGAGTTCCCAGGCATCATGTACATCGGCTCCTACCACTACGACCCCAACAGTGATTACCTCCGCTTCACCACGGTGCACGAGGTAGCGCACCAGTGGTGGTACGGCATCGTCGGCAACAATCAGTATCTGCATGCGTTCATCGACGAAGCACTGGCCAACGAGAGCTCGATGATCTATCGGCAAGCGATCGACGGACCGGAAGCCGCCGAGCAATGGATTCTCGATTACCTCAAGCGGCCGTTCCTTTCCATCCTCTTTGGCAATATCGGCGATCAGGTGGTCGATCAGCCAAGCGCTGACTTTCTGACCAACGGCCCCTATGGCCGAACCGTCTACGGCAAAGGCGCGCTCGGGTTCGACATGATCCGGCGCGCTATCGGCGACGACGCCTTTTTCCAGGGTCTTCAGGACTACGTGGCAGCGCACCGCTTCGGTATCGCGCAACCGGAAGACCTGCTCACCGCCCTGGAAACCGCCTCCGGTCAGGACCTCGACGAACTCTGGGCTCATTGGTTCGAGCGCACCGAGGGTGAACAGGACTTCACGCCGGAAGACATCATGGAGATCAACGGCTAA
- a CDS encoding mannosyltransferase family protein, translating into MKRLTGPVAPAVLFAIATRIALAFAVWITGRSLPKLGLYPAQLPDSFLPDHPALDGWARWDAAHYVALARFGYSSANPSDGDGLGFLPLFPLLMRGLARVSGSAQTDAAYAVAGIALANICFVIAVALFARLSGRILSGHTAVYPVMLLCLMPYSFFLNAAYSESLFLVIVLVSLVLAMDGKWLGAGAIAALASLTRLAGLALAPALFWGAWKDGVRGWRLIATGLLPFGGFAAYSLYTAIWHDDAFAYFTAQEHWGGWDEHVRFYAELFVRSPGEAIGGDPRHLVIVLNLIVGLVFLALLPLAWKRLPPAIAMFTVVTVIAHLLVTWVSLGRYLLPSIGIYLVLGAIVASPRWSGWARDALFACLAILLATLTILFSRGFWVV; encoded by the coding sequence GTGAAGCGGTTAACCGGGCCTGTGGCGCCAGCAGTGTTGTTCGCGATCGCGACGCGGATAGCACTGGCGTTTGCGGTCTGGATAACTGGGCGATCGCTGCCGAAGTTGGGGCTCTATCCTGCTCAGCTTCCGGACAGTTTTCTGCCCGATCACCCGGCGCTCGACGGCTGGGCTCGATGGGATGCCGCGCATTATGTCGCGCTTGCGCGATTCGGCTATTCTTCGGCCAATCCAAGCGATGGCGACGGCCTCGGTTTCCTACCGCTGTTTCCCCTGCTCATGCGCGGGCTCGCACGTGTCTCGGGCTCGGCCCAAACCGATGCGGCGTACGCAGTCGCCGGCATAGCGCTCGCAAACATCTGCTTTGTCATCGCCGTGGCGCTCTTCGCCAGGCTTTCCGGGCGAATTCTCTCGGGACACACCGCGGTCTACCCGGTCATGTTGCTCTGCCTCATGCCCTACTCGTTTTTTCTGAACGCGGCCTACTCCGAATCGCTCTTTCTCGTCATCGTGCTCGTCTCATTGGTGCTGGCAATGGATGGCAAGTGGCTCGGCGCTGGCGCCATCGCTGCGCTTGCTTCGCTCACGCGTCTGGCGGGCCTCGCGCTCGCCCCGGCGCTCTTCTGGGGCGCGTGGAAAGACGGGGTGCGTGGCTGGCGCCTGATCGCCACTGGATTGCTGCCATTCGGCGGCTTCGCCGCCTACTCGCTATACACCGCTATCTGGCACGACGATGCCTTCGCCTACTTCACTGCGCAAGAGCATTGGGGTGGTTGGGACGAGCATGTGCGTTTCTATGCAGAGCTTTTCGTGCGCAGCCCTGGCGAGGCAATTGGTGGCGATCCCCGCCATCTCGTGATCGTGCTGAATCTGATCGTTGGGCTCGTCTTCCTGGCGTTGCTTCCCCTCGCCTGGAAACGCCTGCCGCCGGCCATCGCGATGTTCACGGTCGTCACCGTGATTGCGCACCTGCTCGTGACGTGGGTTTCGCTAGGACGCTATCTGTTGCCGTCGATCGGCATCTATCTGGTGCTGGGCGCAATCGTCGCCTCGCCACGCTGGTCCGGCTGGGCGCGTGACGCCCTCTTCGCCTGCCTGGCAATCCTGTTGGCCACCCTGACGATCTTGTTCAGCCGCGGATTCTGGGTGGTGTAG